In a genomic window of Sarcophilus harrisii chromosome 4, mSarHar1.11, whole genome shotgun sequence:
- the FCER1G gene encoding high affinity immunoglobulin epsilon receptor subunit gamma encodes MIPLVLLLLLLLIQEAAALSEPQLCYILDAVLFTYGIILTLLYCRLKIQVRKTAARFEKSEEVYTGLSTRSQETYETLKYEKPPQ; translated from the exons ATGATCCCTTTggtgctgctgctgttgctgcttctGATTCAAGAAGCCG CGGCTCTATCTGAGCCCCAGCTCTGTTACATTCTGGATGCTGTGCTATTCACCTATGGTATCATCCTCACCCTACTCTACTGCCGCCTCAAG aTCCAGGTGCGAAAGACAGCAGCTAGATTTGAG AAATCTGAGGAAGTCTACACA GGCCTGAGTACCCGGAGCCAGGAGACTTATGAGACACTGAAGTATGAAAAGCCACCACAATAG